In Prunus dulcis chromosome 1, ALMONDv2, whole genome shotgun sequence, the following are encoded in one genomic region:
- the LOC117624331 gene encoding trihelix transcription factor GTL2-like, protein MQSNFDISEIGNQQHLMDISNSCAPILPIFNHQKQNHHHHHFNQQLEQPEPYHISHLVHPTPITHDLFQRQHLQALQQQGRLHWQLGPVNFKLGLNENSGNGESALLGAGLFDDENGDDPRLLQSRMHNLGFKSWQTHEPMCWKPLDAAIPETNRKQKEANEGDICKDLENKYRLYGELEAIYSLAKMGEANQTGSGSALTGENSPKNVDLPVPFCDPHDLNVAPTAQVRVDNGSEASIGEESSPRKIQKRKRKRTMKKQLSSVISFFESLVKQVMDHQENLHKKHLEVIERMDKERREREAAWRSQEAENHKREAIAKVHEQALASSREALIVSYIEKITGQRVNLPSRQAPLLLQPDNLNEPAVEELTPFKIDHTNSRWPQSEVKALILVRSSIESKFQEPGVKGPVWEEVSALMGSMGYQRSAKRCKQKWENINKYFRKTKDSAKKRPHNFKTCSYFNQLDQLYSGTPITAPSSSSSYYSSNPSASMDDNIPKQGFSDLLEAFVAGREAGVAHNLSSGNFEISEMGSNRLDFDGIIGGKVEDVQGDLGKEKENCEDDENVDETEDTDDDDSDE, encoded by the exons ATGCAGTCTAATTTTGACATATCAGAGATTGGTAACCAGCAACACTTGATGGATATTAGTAATTCTTGCGCACCAATTTTGCCCATTTTCAATCATCAGAAGcaaaaccaccaccaccaccatttcaATCAACAACTTGAGCAGCCTGAGCCATATCATATCAGTCACCTTGTTCATCCCACTCCCATTACCCACGACTTGTTTCAACGCCAGCATCTTCAAGCATTGCAGCAGCAAGGAAGGTTGCACTGGCAGCTGGGTCCTGTAAATTTCAAGCTTGGTCTCAATGAGAACAGTGGAAATGGAGAAAGTGCTCTGCTTGGCGCTGGTTTGTTCGATGATGAAAATGGAGACGACCCTCGATTGCTTCAGAGTCGAATGCATAACTTAGGATTCAAAAGTTGGCAAACCCATGAACCCATGTG CTGGAAACCTCTCGATGCAGCAATTCCCGAGACCAACAGAAAGCAGAAGGAAGCCAATGAAGGAGATATATGCAAGGACTTGGAGAACAAATACAGGCTTTATGgtgagcttgaagcaatctaTAGCCTTGCAAAGATGGGCGAGGCTAATCAAACGGGCTCTGGCTCTGCACTCACTGGTGAAAACTCCCCTAAAAATGTAGACTTGCCTGTGCCTTTTTGTGATCCACATGACCTCAATGTTGCTCCAACTGCTCAAGTTAGGGTGGATAATGGGTCGGAAGCCTCCATCGGAGAAGAGTCTTCGCCGAGGAAGATtcagaagaggaagagaaagaggacAATGAAGAAACAATTAAGTTCAGTGATTAGCTTCTTTGAGAGCTTGGTGAAGCAGGTTATGGATCACCAAGAGAATCTTCATAAGAAGCATTTGGAAGTGATTGAAAGAATGGATAaagagaggagggagagagaagctGCATGGAGAAGTCAAGAGGCTGAAAACCATAAGAGAGAAGCCATTGCCAAAGTCCATGAACAGGCTCTGGCTTCAAGCAGAGAGGCACTCATTGTTTCTTACATTGAGAAAATCACTGGCCAAAGAGTCAATCTTCCTTCAAGGCAAGCCCCATTGTTGTTGCAGCCTGATAATTTAAATGAACCCGCAGTGGAGGAATTGACACCCTTCAAAATTGATCATACAAATAGCAGATGGCCTCAAAGTGAAGTTAAGGCATTGATTCTAGTGCGAAGTAGTATAGAATCAAAGTTTCAGGAACCAGGGGTGAAAGGGCCTGTTTGGGAAGAGGTCAGTGCTTTAATGGGTTCAATGGGTTATCAAAGGAGTGCCAAAAGGTGCAAACAAAAGTGGGAGAACATCAACAAGTACTTCAGAAAAACCAAAGACAGTGCCAAAAAGCGTCCTCATAATTTCAAAACTTGCTCTTATTTTAATCAGTTGGATCAGCTGTACTCAGGAACACCCATCACCGCCCCTTCATCTTCGTCTTCCTATTATTCTAGTAACCCTTCAGCTAGCATGGATGATAACATTCCAAAGCAAGGTTTTTCAGATCTTTTGGAAGCCTTCGTTGCAGGGAGAGAGGCAGGAGTTGCACATAATCTGTCTAGTGGCAATTTTGAAATCTCTGAAATGGGGTCCAATAGGTTGGATTTTGATGGCATTATTGGTGGTAAAGTAGAAGATGTGCAAGGAGACCTTGGGAAGGAGAAGGAAAACTGTGAGGATGACGAGAACGTGGATGAAACGGAAGAtactgatgatgatgattctgaTGAATGA
- the LOC117618255 gene encoding transcription factor MYB1-like yields the protein MGRSYRCDKDGLSKGAWTALEDQILIEYVKDHGEGRWEKLSRETGLKRCGKSCRLRWLNYLRPEIKRGNITEDEEDLIIRLHKLLGNRWTLIAGRLPGRTDTEIKNYWNSALRKKAQESHSERSRNEWKTTKDTEKAVPSLKMDSHFIQNGLTPTSCINNEQLGTTNTLAEPFISGVEATNIEVKSDSSDGFLPITRENDMTWNFIRDLNAGELGISEFLHTDFSKLCELNTTIFDCTSGCRNGSLMSTSTAEAPLKLQEWLNDWAADDNCLPEAAFGP from the exons ATGGGAAGAAGCTATCGCTGTGATAAGGATGGACTGAGTAAAGGAGCTTGGACTGCTCTTGAAGACCAGATTCTCATAGAGTACGTCAAAGACCACGGCGAAGGGAGATGGGAGAAACTGTCAAGGGAAACAG GTCTAAAGAGATGCGGGAAGAGTTGTAGACTTCGCTGGTTGAATTACCTGAGGCCTGAGATCAAGAGAGGGAACATTacagaagatgaagaagaccTCATCATCAGGCTCCACAAACTCTTAGGCAACAG GTGGACATTGATAGCTGGAAGGCTTCCAGGCCGAACAGACACTGAGATCAAGAACTACTGGAACTCTGCTTTAAGGAAAAAGGCACAAGAAAGCCACTCAGAAAGGTCTAGAAATGAGTGGAAAACGACCAAGGACACCGAAAAAGCTGTCCCATCGTTAAAAATGGACTCACACTTCATCCAAAATGGACTCACACCAACAAGCTGCATCAATAATGAACAGCTTGGCACTACCAATACATTAGCAGAACCATTTATCTCTGGAGTTGAAGCAACGAATATCGAAGTAAAATCAGATTCCAGCGATGGATTCTTACCAATCACTAGAGAGAACGATATGACATGGAACTTCATAAGGGATCTTAATGCAGGCGAACTTGGCATATCTGAATTTCTACATACTGACTTCTCCAAACTTTGTGAGTTGAATACCACGATTTTTGATTGCACAAGTGGGTGCAGAAACGGGTCATTAATGTCAACCTCAACTGCCGAAGCTCCTTTGAAATTGCAGGAGTGGTTAAATGATTGGGCAGCAGACGACAATTGTCTTCCTGAAGCAGCATTTGGTCCTTGA